A window of Maioricimonas rarisocia genomic DNA:
TGAATTCCCGTCTCGGGGCGGAGCGTAATCCGCCCGTCCCGCCAGGGGACCGCCTCACCTTCCGTGCGACGGTCCAGCAACTGAATGTCTTCCGGATGAAGTGAGATGGTGATCGGCTGCTCCATACCGAGCTTGCCGACCGCATCCTTCACGAGCTGTTCGATTCCGTATTCGCCCCGATCGATCGCCTGAGCGACCAGATTGGAGGCTGCCGCGACCGCCAGTTCCACGGCGAGCAGCTGCAGTTCCTCGAGCGACTGTTTTCGTCGTGCTTCGAACTCTTCGACCGCTTCGTTGATCGATTCGAGCATCGGAGCGATCGGCGGTTCGGGGGGCGGGGCGGGAGCAGCCGAAAGGGCCGCTTCGCGCGCAGCGGCAGCCTCCTGCGACTCCGTACCGGACAGCCGGACGGACCGCAGCGGACGT
This region includes:
- a CDS encoding FliH/SctL family protein; translation: MLRGSVKLERPLRSVRLSGTESQEAAAAREAALSAAPAPPPEPPIAPMLESINEAVEEFEARRKQSLEELQLLAVELAVAAASNLVAQAIDRGEYGIEQLVKDAVGKLGMEQPITISLHPEDIQLLDRRTEGEAVPWRDGRITLRPETGIQRGDCRAETGDGRILIAEMSARLAEMRRHWLEGLDDAQIERRRPAGSDRGLQRFPNRRETA